One region of Miscanthus floridulus cultivar M001 chromosome 19, ASM1932011v1, whole genome shotgun sequence genomic DNA includes:
- the LOC136528047 gene encoding uncharacterized protein isoform X2, translating to MDYVAAAAIATTSRSLPLPFSSTPLHPRRRAAFLPVAASKRHDDDEEAAKGKGSGSGPGREPTSLAPYGGLSISPLSRVRTRRRLTRRNHPWCNPTAPRPDSLGFDAAMGLVVSAATGSGWTTGSGMEGPPTASKAGAAGRPEVSTLPWSLFTKSPRRRMRVAFTCNVCGQRTTRAINPHAYTDGTVFVQCCGCNVFHKLVDNLNLFHEMKCYVGPDFRYEGDAPFNYLDRN from the exons aTGGACTACGTCGCGGCCGCCGCGATCGCCACCACCTCCCGCTCTCTCCCGCTCCCCTTCTCCTCTACCCCGCTCCACCCCCGGCGCCGTGCCGCCTTCCTCCCCGTCGCCGCCTCCAAGC GTCACGACGACGATGAGGAGGCCGCCAAAGGCAAAGGGTCCGGCTCGGGGCCTGGGCGCGAGCCCACCAGCCTGGCGCCGTACGGTGGGCTCTCCATCTCGCCGCTCTCCAGGGTACGGACGCGGCGGCGGTTAACCCGCCGTAACCACCCTTGGTGCAATCCGACAGCACCCCGGCCTGATTCGCTCGGTTTC GACGCAGCCATGGGACTGGTGGTGAGTGCTGCCACGGGGAGCGGCTGGACGACGGGATCGGGGATGGAGGGCCCCCCGACGGCGAGCAAGGCCGGTGCGGCGGGCAGGCCGGAGGTGTCAACGCTGCCTTGGTCCCTCTTCACCAAATCACCGCGGCGGCGTATGCGGGTGGCCTTCACCTGCAACGTGTGCGGGCAGCGCACGACCAGGGCCATCAATCCTCATGCCTACACCGATGGAACTGTGTTTGTTCAG TGCTGTGGTTGCAATGTGTTCCATAAGCTGGTCGACAACCTGAACCTGTTTCATGAGATGAAGTGCTACGTTGGTCCAGACTTCCGCTACGAAGGAGACGCTCCATTCAACTACCTTGACAGAAACTAG
- the LOC136528047 gene encoding uncharacterized protein isoform X3, producing MDYVAAAAIATTSRSLPLPFSSTPLHPRRRAAFLPVAASKRHDDDEEAAKGKGSGSGPGREPTSLAPYGGLSISPLSRDAAMGLVVSAATGSGWTTGSGMEGPPTASKAGAAGRPEVSTLPWSLFTKSPRRRMRVAFTCNVCGQRTTRAINPHAYTDGTVFVQCCGCNVFHKLVDNLNLFHEMKCYVGPDFRYEGDAPFNYLDRN from the exons aTGGACTACGTCGCGGCCGCCGCGATCGCCACCACCTCCCGCTCTCTCCCGCTCCCCTTCTCCTCTACCCCGCTCCACCCCCGGCGCCGTGCCGCCTTCCTCCCCGTCGCCGCCTCCAAGC GTCACGACGACGATGAGGAGGCCGCCAAAGGCAAAGGGTCCGGCTCGGGGCCTGGGCGCGAGCCCACCAGCCTGGCGCCGTACGGTGGGCTCTCCATCTCGCCGCTCTCCAGG GACGCAGCCATGGGACTGGTGGTGAGTGCTGCCACGGGGAGCGGCTGGACGACGGGATCGGGGATGGAGGGCCCCCCGACGGCGAGCAAGGCCGGTGCGGCGGGCAGGCCGGAGGTGTCAACGCTGCCTTGGTCCCTCTTCACCAAATCACCGCGGCGGCGTATGCGGGTGGCCTTCACCTGCAACGTGTGCGGGCAGCGCACGACCAGGGCCATCAATCCTCATGCCTACACCGATGGAACTGTGTTTGTTCAG TGCTGTGGTTGCAATGTGTTCCATAAGCTGGTCGACAACCTGAACCTGTTTCATGAGATGAAGTGCTACGTTGGTCCAGACTTCCGCTACGAAGGAGACGCTCCATTCAACTACCTTGACAGAAACTAG
- the LOC136528047 gene encoding uncharacterized protein isoform X4 — MDYVAAAAIATTSRSLPLPFSSTPLHPRRRAAFLPVAASKRHDDDEEAAKGKGSGSGPGREPTSLAPYGGLSISPLSRVRTRRRLTRRNHPWCNPTAPRPDSLGRSHGTGGECCHGERLDDGIGDGGPPDGEQGRCGGQAGGVNAALVPLHQITAAAYAGGLHLQRVRAAHDQGHQSSCLHRWNCVCSVLWLQCVP; from the exons aTGGACTACGTCGCGGCCGCCGCGATCGCCACCACCTCCCGCTCTCTCCCGCTCCCCTTCTCCTCTACCCCGCTCCACCCCCGGCGCCGTGCCGCCTTCCTCCCCGTCGCCGCCTCCAAGC GTCACGACGACGATGAGGAGGCCGCCAAAGGCAAAGGGTCCGGCTCGGGGCCTGGGCGCGAGCCCACCAGCCTGGCGCCGTACGGTGGGCTCTCCATCTCGCCGCTCTCCAGGGTACGGACGCGGCGGCGGTTAACCCGCCGTAACCACCCTTGGTGCAATCCGACAGCACCCCGGCCTGATTCGCTCG GACGCAGCCATGGGACTGGTGGTGAGTGCTGCCACGGGGAGCGGCTGGACGACGGGATCGGGGATGGAGGGCCCCCCGACGGCGAGCAAGGCCGGTGCGGCGGGCAGGCCGGAGGTGTCAACGCTGCCTTGGTCCCTCTTCACCAAATCACCGCGGCGGCGTATGCGGGTGGCCTTCACCTGCAACGTGTGCGGGCAGCGCACGACCAGGGCCATCAATCCTCATGCCTACACCGATGGAACTGTGTTTGTTCAG TGCTGTGGTTGCAATGTGTTCCATAA
- the LOC136528047 gene encoding uncharacterized protein isoform X1 translates to MDYVAAAAIATTSRSLPLPFSSTPLHPRRRAAFLPVAASKRHDDDEEAAKGKGSGSGPGREPTSLAPYGGLSISPLSRVRTRRRLTRRNHPWCNPTAPRPDSLDFAPSRGISCFDSLPCRSQMDAAMGLVVSAATGSGWTTGSGMEGPPTASKAGAAGRPEVSTLPWSLFTKSPRRRMRVAFTCNVCGQRTTRAINPHAYTDGTVFVQCCGCNVFHKLVDNLNLFHEMKCYVGPDFRYEGDAPFNYLDRN, encoded by the exons aTGGACTACGTCGCGGCCGCCGCGATCGCCACCACCTCCCGCTCTCTCCCGCTCCCCTTCTCCTCTACCCCGCTCCACCCCCGGCGCCGTGCCGCCTTCCTCCCCGTCGCCGCCTCCAAGC GTCACGACGACGATGAGGAGGCCGCCAAAGGCAAAGGGTCCGGCTCGGGGCCTGGGCGCGAGCCCACCAGCCTGGCGCCGTACGGTGGGCTCTCCATCTCGCCGCTCTCCAGGGTACGGACGCGGCGGCGGTTAACCCGCCGTAACCACCCTTGGTGCAATCCGACAGCACCCCGGCCTGATTCGCTCG ATTTCGCGCCATCTCGTGGAATTTCTTGCTTCGATTCGCTCCCATGCCGCTCGCAAATG GACGCAGCCATGGGACTGGTGGTGAGTGCTGCCACGGGGAGCGGCTGGACGACGGGATCGGGGATGGAGGGCCCCCCGACGGCGAGCAAGGCCGGTGCGGCGGGCAGGCCGGAGGTGTCAACGCTGCCTTGGTCCCTCTTCACCAAATCACCGCGGCGGCGTATGCGGGTGGCCTTCACCTGCAACGTGTGCGGGCAGCGCACGACCAGGGCCATCAATCCTCATGCCTACACCGATGGAACTGTGTTTGTTCAG TGCTGTGGTTGCAATGTGTTCCATAAGCTGGTCGACAACCTGAACCTGTTTCATGAGATGAAGTGCTACGTTGGTCCAGACTTCCGCTACGAAGGAGACGCTCCATTCAACTACCTTGACAGAAACTAG